The following are encoded together in the Clostridium sp. BJN0013 genome:
- a CDS encoding DUF4162 domain-containing protein, with amino-acid sequence MDERNKKSIGKTIFIKTNMNKEAVKIIENIENIEIIDIKEKSVVIYIKDNSLDTFRILKQLHDNGIEVQDFHEKKESLEDIFMKVVGRKKHD; translated from the coding sequence ATGGATGAAAGGAATAAAAAAAGTATTGGGAAAACTATATTTATAAAAACAAACATGAATAAAGAGGCAGTAAAGATTATAGAGAATATAGAGAATATAGAAATAATTGATATAAAAGAAAAAAGTGTTGTAATTTATATAAAGGACAATTCACTTGATACTTTTAGAATATTAAAACAATTACATGACAATGGTATTGAAGTACAAGATTTTCACGAAAAAAAGGAAAGTTTAGAAGATATATTTATGAAAGTTGTTGGGAGAAAAAAACATGATTAA
- a CDS encoding ABC transporter permease, with translation MINFIYEELKRIVIKKKYMLIMIFLIIIIFGILMIRFIGSNEKNITKLESAIGYFKKAEVSTYDKDKKEYYKNQINVEQQILNNLKNQKKENYDETKVDNTINLLNKQLKSQNDDNINQQILKLQYYKEHDINKKNLMAEGMQNAIQILGILFPILLGFILTAVASDIISGEYSPNTIKLLITRPISRGKIIIGKICSLSIVSSVIVAISFIIISVECGIVYGFSDYKLPIMVGKRYVQDKSIVITEITSQMKYIKGSGELISNVSAIIIMALMLIIVSIALISFLVFISIVCKNSLSSALLSIGISIILESLMFYECGFDQVKHRIFIGALLQFFPYTFLNVGDTITGDLALKTNIPYMNVNYSITICVIWIIIMIISSVFIFKNKNID, from the coding sequence ATGATTAATTTTATATATGAAGAATTAAAAAGAATAGTGATAAAGAAAAAATATATGTTAATTATGATTTTCCTAATAATAATCATTTTTGGCATATTAATGATTAGATTTATAGGAAGCAATGAAAAAAATATAACTAAATTGGAGAGTGCAATAGGATACTTTAAAAAAGCTGAAGTATCAACTTATGATAAAGATAAAAAAGAATATTATAAAAACCAAATAAATGTTGAACAACAAATCCTAAATAATTTAAAAAATCAGAAAAAAGAAAATTATGACGAAACTAAAGTTGATAATACAATAAATTTGTTAAATAAACAATTAAAATCTCAAAATGATGATAATATAAATCAACAAATATTAAAATTACAATATTATAAGGAGCATGATATAAATAAAAAAAACTTAATGGCAGAAGGTATGCAAAATGCCATCCAAATATTAGGCATATTGTTTCCCATACTTTTAGGATTTATATTAACTGCAGTAGCATCCGATATAATCTCTGGAGAATATTCACCAAATACAATAAAATTATTAATTACAAGACCAATTTCACGTGGGAAAATTATAATAGGGAAAATATGTTCGTTATCAATCGTAAGCAGTGTCATTGTTGCTATTAGTTTTATAATTATTTCTGTTGAATGTGGTATTGTATATGGCTTTAGTGATTATAAGCTTCCAATTATGGTAGGTAAAAGATATGTACAAGATAAATCTATAGTAATAACAGAAATAACATCTCAAATGAAATATATAAAAGGAAGTGGTGAGTTGATTTCGAATGTAAGTGCTATAATAATAATGGCACTTATGCTAATAATAGTATCAATAGCATTAATATCGTTTTTAGTATTTATCTCTATTGTTTGCAAAAATTCTTTAAGTTCAGCACTGTTAAGCATAGGCATATCAATAATTTTAGAGAGTTTAATGTTTTATGAATGTGGTTTTGATCAAGTTAAACATAGAATATTTATAGGAGCATTACTTCAATTTTTTCCATATACTTTTTTAAATGTTGGAGATACAATCACGGGAGACTTAGCATTAAAAACTAATATACCATACATGAATGTAAACTATTCCATAACTATATGTGTAATATGGATTATAATTATGATTATCTCAAGTGTATTTATTTTTAAAAATAAAAATATTGATTGA
- a CDS encoding response regulator transcription factor, producing MEEKILIVDDDADIREMLVNYFTKEGYIVQAACNGEDGIQIVKSKSISLILLDVMMPKMDGYTMLIKLRKFSNIPVILLTAKGQQVDKIKGFIDGCDDYIVKPFDFTELSLRVMAILRRTKISSAVQNHILKVKNIEINTLEHTVKKDSVEIVLTPKEYEILYTLAYNRGRVYSTKMLYEMLWKDNFMQNDNTVTMHIKNLREKLGDSVKQGKYIKTIWGVGYKIEKNI from the coding sequence GTGGAAGAAAAAATATTAATTGTAGATGATGATGCAGATATAAGAGAAATGCTTGTAAATTATTTTACTAAAGAAGGTTATATTGTACAAGCTGCATGTAATGGAGAAGATGGGATTCAGATTGTAAAATCAAAGTCAATCTCTTTAATACTTCTGGATGTGATGATGCCTAAAATGGATGGCTACACAATGCTCATTAAACTCAGGAAATTTTCAAACATACCTGTTATATTGCTTACTGCAAAAGGACAGCAGGTAGACAAAATAAAAGGATTTATAGATGGGTGTGATGATTATATAGTAAAGCCCTTTGATTTTACTGAACTTTCATTAAGAGTTATGGCTATACTTAGGAGAACTAAGATTAGTAGTGCAGTACAAAATCATATTCTCAAGGTTAAAAATATTGAAATCAATACTTTAGAACATACAGTAAAAAAAGATAGTGTGGAAATAGTATTAACTCCAAAGGAATATGAAATTTTATACACGTTGGCATACAATCGAGGTAGAGTGTACTCAACCAAAATGCTTTATGAAATGCTGTGGAAAGATAACTTTATGCAAAATGACAATACTGTGACAATGCATATTAAAAATTTGAGGGAGAAGCTTGGTGACAGTGTTAAACAGGGTAAATATATAAAAACTATCTGGGGAGTAGGGTATAAAATTGAAAAGAATATTTAA
- a CDS encoding histidine kinase dimerization/phospho-acceptor domain-containing protein, with protein MKRIFKLRSELVFCAIISLIISVILVVFLKEFVLGSFLNDSKDTTKYVHEDMIAKVEQDLKNMNINDSNKLQKYMDEKFSMLYFIFIVHKDGKIIASNNKEIESIDANKIVDGKKTFKFLNAHRDNLVKITRCDYLKDGCYLYYIYIGYGKLENGNIVGIMIFIIFVIIFFLLIWRRISYVSKIKSTVRNITEGNLSNRVPLKYKNELRELAEDINYMALKIEKEEKNRNEFLTNIAHDLRTPLTTILGYINMIRNDKYESRDELNNYIDIMDKKGLYLKRMLDDFFEYSKLSSNDIVLEKQKLEVNELARQISEEEEDEFMQKGLKLSLKLPQESVYIEADPNLFLRAVNNLLSNAFKYSKQNTIVEFSVNKEIFNNAFYAVLCVSNIPYDLIPNSDLENFFERLYKKDSSRQKEGSGLGLSIVKNIIKLHGGFVEVYRKGSRLVFKIYHPC; from the coding sequence TTGAAAAGAATATTTAAGCTTAGGAGTGAATTAGTTTTTTGTGCAATTATTTCGTTAATTATATCAGTTATACTTGTAGTTTTTTTGAAGGAATTTGTTTTAGGCTCTTTTCTAAATGATTCTAAAGATACTACAAAATATGTACATGAAGATATGATTGCTAAAGTTGAACAGGACTTAAAAAATATGAATATCAATGATTCTAATAAATTGCAAAAATATATGGATGAAAAATTCAGCATGTTATACTTTATTTTTATAGTACATAAAGATGGAAAAATAATAGCTTCAAATAACAAGGAAATAGAAAGTATAGATGCTAATAAAATTGTAGATGGTAAAAAAACATTTAAATTTTTGAATGCACATAGGGACAACTTAGTTAAAATAACTAGATGTGATTATTTAAAAGACGGATGTTATTTATACTATATATATATTGGTTATGGGAAATTAGAAAATGGAAATATTGTAGGTATAATGATATTTATAATTTTTGTAATTATTTTTTTCTTACTTATATGGAGACGTATATCCTATGTATCTAAAATAAAATCAACAGTTAGAAATATTACAGAAGGTAATTTATCTAATCGTGTTCCATTGAAGTACAAAAATGAACTACGTGAGCTTGCTGAAGACATAAATTACATGGCTTTAAAGATTGAAAAAGAAGAAAAAAATAGAAATGAATTCTTGACTAATATAGCCCATGATCTAAGAACACCATTGACTACTATTCTTGGATACATAAATATGATTAGGAATGATAAATATGAGTCAAGAGATGAACTTAACAATTATATAGACATAATGGATAAAAAAGGGCTTTATTTAAAAAGGATGCTTGACGATTTTTTTGAATACTCAAAACTCTCATCTAATGATATTGTCCTTGAAAAACAAAAACTTGAAGTAAATGAATTGGCACGTCAGATATCAGAAGAAGAGGAAGACGAATTCATGCAAAAAGGACTGAAACTTTCACTTAAGTTGCCACAAGAATCTGTTTATATTGAAGCAGATCCTAATTTATTCTTAAGAGCAGTGAATAATCTCTTAAGTAATGCATTTAAATACTCCAAACAGAATACAATTGTTGAGTTTAGTGTTAATAAAGAAATTTTTAATAACGCATTTTATGCAGTACTTTGTGTGTCAAATATACCCTATGACTTAATTCCCAATAGTGATCTAGAAAATTTTTTTGAGAGATTATATAAAAAGGACTCATCAAGGCAAAAAGAAGGTAGTGGTTTAGGATTATCAATTGTTAAAAATATAATAAAGCTTCATGGAGGATTTGTAGAAGTCTATAGGAAAGGCAGTAGATTAGTATTCAAAATATATCATCCATGTTAG
- a CDS encoding DUF4179 domain-containing protein has translation MKYDPKNGFEKITISNRLDDVIKKSISKAKRDKKIRTIKLRLIKINAAIASLIIIFISSVNFVPAFAESLNDVPVISSIANAVQFHYDKNINSAVNQNLSQDISKIQKDKNISITIDNVITDDKDIFILYTLNGTMADEDIKNLLLEKFSINDNNGKTLLSSNDFRSQILPPKLNNKNEDSLSLSNTNYKCIISSLGNSIKNYSQNKKTFGSIELISIKDMKIPDEINLMVSGITEAYNMSYSKEAYSNFTSKFNREPKNISGNWNFEIKLDKNLKSQKPEEYNNIPFSINNTDFTLKSVKIYPTHTEIRIQLGKNSINKSQCNSIGRIIGGDNSKLPYLTDEKGNKYSISGNALVSMDSENCVNLSFESPYFNKINKLYLVINQLNYSNGESYVNINPTKIKIK, from the coding sequence ATGAAGTATGATCCTAAAAATGGATTTGAAAAAATTACTATATCAAACAGGCTTGATGACGTAATTAAAAAATCTATTTCAAAAGCGAAGAGGGATAAAAAAATAAGAACTATAAAACTAAGACTGATTAAGATTAATGCTGCGATAGCTTCATTGATTATTATTTTTATTAGTAGTGTTAATTTTGTGCCTGCTTTTGCAGAGTCATTAAATGATGTGCCTGTAATATCATCTATAGCCAATGCCGTACAATTTCATTATGATAAAAATATAAATAGTGCTGTAAATCAAAATTTATCTCAAGATATAAGTAAAATTCAAAAAGATAAAAATATAAGTATTACTATTGATAATGTAATTACAGATGATAAAGATATATTTATATTATATACGTTAAATGGAACAATGGCTGATGAGGATATCAAAAATCTTTTGTTAGAAAAATTTTCTATAAATGATAACAATGGAAAAACTCTCTTGAGTAGTAATGATTTTAGGTCACAAATACTTCCGCCTAAGCTGAATAATAAAAATGAAGATAGCTTATCGTTAAGCAATACAAATTATAAATGCATAATTTCATCATTAGGTAATTCTATTAAAAATTATTCCCAAAATAAGAAAACTTTTGGTTCAATAGAGTTAATAAGTATAAAGGATATGAAAATACCTGATGAAATAAATTTAATGGTTTCAGGTATTACTGAAGCATATAATATGTCTTACTCTAAAGAAGCTTACAGTAATTTTACTTCAAAATTCAATAGAGAGCCAAAAAATATATCTGGCAATTGGAATTTTGAAATAAAACTTGACAAAAACCTAAAATCACAAAAACCAGAAGAATATAATAATATTCCATTTTCAATTAATAATACTGATTTCACTTTAAAAAGTGTAAAAATCTACCCTACCCATACTGAAATTAGGATACAATTAGGTAAAAATAGTATCAATAAATCTCAATGTAACTCAATTGGAAGAATAATTGGAGGGGATAATAGCAAATTGCCTTATTTGACAGATGAGAAAGGAAATAAATATAGTATTTCAGGAAATGCTTTGGTAAGTATGGATTCGGAAAATTGTGTAAATTTATCATTTGAAAGCCCTTACTTTAACAAAATAAATAAATTATATCTGGTGATAAATCAACTTAATTATTCAAATGGTGAATCTTATGTAAATATAAATCCAACAAAAATAAAAATTAAATAG
- a CDS encoding sigma-70 family RNA polymerase sigma factor — MKETDKIQILVNNAKKGDDTSFVELINSYKENLYKMAFIYVKNEQDALDIVSDTVYKAYMNINKLRESQYFSSWIIKILINLSINKLKSNKNIVYVDDYNLLDKDSNISEMEFNISKNIDLYNAMDNLSIKYKNLIILKYFQDMTIPQISKLLEYPEGTVKVYLRRALKKLKVELEKGYI, encoded by the coding sequence GTGAAAGAAACAGATAAAATTCAAATTCTTGTGAATAATGCTAAAAAAGGGGATGATACATCATTTGTTGAGTTAATAAATTCTTATAAAGAAAATCTTTATAAAATGGCGTTTATATACGTTAAAAATGAACAGGATGCTTTGGATATTGTGAGTGATACTGTATATAAAGCTTATATGAATATAAATAAATTAAGAGAATCACAGTATTTTAGCAGTTGGATTATAAAAATACTCATAAATTTATCTATAAATAAATTGAAAAGTAATAAAAATATTGTTTATGTAGATGATTATAATTTATTAGATAAAGATAGCAATATTTCAGAAATGGAATTTAACATATCTAAAAATATTGACTTATATAATGCTATGGATAATTTGAGTATAAAATATAAAAACTTAATTATTTTAAAATATTTTCAGGATATGACTATTCCTCAAATTTCTAAACTTTTGGAATATCCGGAAGGTACGGTAAAAGTTTATTTACGAAGAGCATTAAAAAAATTAAAAGTTGAATTAGAAAAGGGGTATATTTAA
- a CDS encoding PadR family transcriptional regulator, with the protein MKQTQLLKGVLKGCVLLIVLGNEVYGYEMVQLLKEYGFKKIVAGTVYPLLQKLEKQGYLSSTIKPSPEGPDRKYYHITPEGRIHCEGFIEQWEDLASTVNNLICLKGEKLYE; encoded by the coding sequence TTGAAGCAAACTCAGCTTTTGAAAGGTGTACTTAAAGGATGTGTTCTTCTGATTGTTTTGGGAAATGAAGTATATGGATATGAAATGGTACAGTTGTTAAAAGAATATGGGTTTAAGAAAATAGTTGCAGGTACTGTGTATCCATTATTACAAAAATTAGAAAAACAAGGGTATCTTTCAAGTACAATAAAACCTTCACCAGAGGGTCCAGATAGAAAGTACTATCATATAACTCCAGAAGGAAGGATTCATTGTGAAGGATTTATTGAACAGTGGGAAGATTTAGCATCTACTGTTAACAATCTGATATGTTTGAAAGGAGAAAAACTATATGAGTAA
- a CDS encoding DUF1129 family protein, which yields MSKQGNSVEKMIEENNKLREKLTDNNKEYYEKLLLYIRSAGLFYDDYEVESLLLQILQDIISAQNHGQSAEEFFGKNLQVAADELIHNLRKSSKKEIFKLIGLVFSISSFFYLLGVLTTKDRGINILVLILNGLLSFLVVGIVFFILHKGIYKKIITKKFTDFLFIWLFFVLIIGLFVLIQLFTPSILTVYLSNLSGICMISILLIGITVFTFTRNNQVRQSWWTFLPFVWILGVIGIVSRLPLMENYISSNNGKIMIILLTVFGLILFYGLTYLNFRKEK from the coding sequence ATGAGTAAACAAGGTAATTCTGTGGAAAAAATGATTGAAGAGAATAATAAATTACGAGAAAAACTAACAGATAATAACAAAGAATATTATGAAAAGCTGTTGTTGTATATTCGCAGCGCTGGTTTATTTTACGACGATTATGAAGTAGAAAGTTTATTACTACAAATTTTACAAGATATAATATCTGCTCAAAACCATGGACAATCCGCAGAAGAGTTCTTTGGAAAAAATCTGCAGGTGGCAGCAGATGAATTAATTCACAATCTTCGAAAATCCAGCAAGAAAGAAATATTCAAACTAATAGGTTTAGTCTTTAGTATTAGTTCTTTCTTTTATCTATTGGGTGTATTAACTACTAAGGATAGAGGGATAAATATACTTGTGCTAATTTTAAATGGCTTATTAAGTTTTTTAGTTGTGGGAATCGTATTTTTCATACTACACAAGGGCATTTATAAAAAAATCATTACAAAAAAATTTACTGATTTTCTGTTTATATGGCTCTTTTTTGTTTTGATTATCGGGTTGTTTGTATTGATTCAATTATTTACTCCTTCCATTTTAACGGTATACTTATCGAACTTATCAGGAATTTGTATGATATCCATATTGCTTATTGGTATTACTGTATTCACATTTACTCGTAATAATCAAGTTAGACAGAGTTGGTGGACCTTTTTACCTTTTGTATGGATTTTAGGGGTTATCGGGATTGTCTCAAGATTACCCTTAATGGAAAATTATATATCAAGTAATAATGGTAAAATCATGATAATATTATTGACTGTTTTTGGACTAATCCTTTTTTATGGATTGACCTATTTAAACTTCAGAAAGGAAAAATAG
- a CDS encoding spore coat protein yields the protein MDERELMQDLLTSEKQVISAYSTGITETSCVNLRNTLVNNFKNAQDVQYKIFDTMRQKGWYPTKDAQATEVQQLKDQSNQMMSSLK from the coding sequence ATGGATGAAAGAGAACTTATGCAGGACCTTTTAACTAGTGAAAAACAGGTTATTTCAGCGTATAGTACAGGGATAACAGAAACTTCTTGTGTCAATTTAAGAAATACTCTGGTAAACAATTTCAAGAATGCTCAGGATGTTCAATACAAAATTTTTGATACTATGAGACAGAAAGGTTGGTATCCTACAAAGGATGCTCAGGCAACAGAGGTACAACAATTGAAAGATCAGTCTAATCAGATGATGAGTTCATTGAAATAG
- a CDS encoding phenylpyruvate tautomerase MIF-related protein, with amino-acid sequence MPYINSRLTMELSKKQKEDLKRKMGEIIGEIPGKSEEWLMVSFDDNKTVYFRGKEMDKAAFVEVKIFGTTEREYKNKVTHLICSLYEKELDIPGDSIYITFSEVRDWGFNGKLF; translated from the coding sequence ATGCCTTATATAAATTCAAGACTTACAATGGAACTTTCAAAAAAGCAAAAGGAAGATTTAAAGAGAAAAATGGGAGAAATTATTGGAGAAATTCCAGGAAAATCTGAAGAATGGCTTATGGTAAGTTTTGATGATAATAAAACTGTTTATTTTAGAGGAAAAGAAATGGATAAAGCAGCTTTTGTGGAGGTAAAGATATTTGGAACTACTGAAAGGGAATATAAAAATAAGGTTACCCATTTAATATGTTCTCTTTATGAAAAAGAGCTTGATATACCAGGAGACAGCATATATATAACTTTTAGTGAGGTAAGGGACTGGGGTTTTAATGGTAAATTATTCTAA